Within Acidiferrobacterales bacterium, the genomic segment CGATGCCAAGACTGGCCCTGCTGCCCTGCACCGGCATCATTGAAGTCTGCACCGACTGGAGGAGGTGTGTTGATGTCGCAAAATCATCTGACACAGGAACAACCTTGAAGGCGCTTCCAGCAAACACGACGAGACCGGTTGCCCGACTGTTCTGACTCTCAATCAGCTCAATTGACTTGTAACGTGCCCGCTCAAGCCTTGAGGGAAGCAGGTCAGTGGAATTCATGGATTGGGATAGATCGAGCACGACTACAGTCGCTTCCAGGTTTTCAAAAAGATCGGCCTTCTCCCGATCCCAGGCAGGTCCGGCAAGCGCTGCAACTGCGAGCGTCCATGTTGTCAATGCCACTGTGCGGACAAACACTACGGACGTATTGTTTCCACTGCAGATCAGGTGGCGCAATAACAAAGGATCACAGACTGTCGCCCAGCTGTCTGAACCCCGCCTGGTGATCGCGAACGCGAGCAATGGTCCCAACAGCAACAAAAGCAGCCACCAAGGTCTCAGAAAAACGAACTCAATCGGAAATGACATCGCTCACCTCCCTTCGAGTGTAATCGCTCAACCGCAGCGAAACCGAATTCCAGAACACCAGCATCAGCAGCGATAGCAGTGACAGCATCAATGGCCAGTGATAAAGTTCCTTGGCGATAACCCTGCGTGCTGACTCATCCTCAATTGGTTCAAATCTATCGATCTCATGGTAAATTCTTTCCAGATCGCGCGAATTGGATGCATGAAAGTATGTTCCGCCTGTACCCGCTGCGATCGCGCCGAGCACCCCGCCTGCCGGCCCGGTTGCTGCGGAAGGCGTTTGCGGCAGCGCGCCGATCGCAATCGTATAGATCCGGATGCCGTGGTCCATCGCCAATCGCATCGCCTGCAAGGGCTCAATCGAACCCGCGGAGTTCTCACCGTCTGTCAGAAGAATCAGGATCCGATTTTCGGCCGGCCGCTCGCGCAGCACTTTGACAGCCAGCCCAATCGAGTCCCCGATCGCCGTTCGGGCACCGGCGAATCTGGTTCGCGAGGTGCTGAGAAATTCATGCACTGTATCAACATCAAAAGTCAAAGGCGCATAAAGGTAGGGGATATCGCCGAAAAGGATCAAGCCGACCCGATCGCCCTTCCTGCGCAATACGAACTCCCCTGCGATCCGCCTCACGACATCGAATCTTGAGTGCCTGCTCTGCGAGAAGTCCTGCTGGTCCATGCTGCCGGATGCATCCAGCGCAATCAGGATGTCCCGACCGGATATCGGAACCTCGAAAGAGTCATGAATCCAAACCGGGCGGGCGGACGCAGCCACCAGCGCGGCCCATAGGACTGCAGCCAGAACAATCGATCCTCGGGAAGGCGAATCAGCTGTCATGCCATTGCTCGTCACCTCGTGGAAAAATGGCGCTCTCAACGACGGCAGGATCTGATCACTTCGGGGGACCAGCCAACGCACCAAGATCGGCAATGGCAGCAGCACAAGCATCCATATCCAGACGAATTTCAGCATGCCGTCATCCCTAGGTGACGTGCGTCACCCATTTCATGCACACATGCGTGAGCGGGTCAACATCAGCAACTCGGTGTCGTTCGTAAGGTGCGGTGATCAACAGACGACCGGGGCCCTGTGTGAACTGGTCTGTCTCACCGCTGGAGTCCAGGAACTCAAGCCATTGTTCTCCAGTCAGTCCCGCCACAGAAGCGTTTGGAAACTTGCTCATCGCAACTCGGCGCATAAGAATGGAGAGTCTGATCGCAGCCTGGTCGGGCTTTAGCGCAACTGCCTGCGAAATGTCCCGCGCGATGTGCTGTCTTGCGCGATTCTCCCGTATAAGGCTGAGCAGATATCTGATTCCGAACGGCAATAGGATCAGCAAAATTGCAAGCACCCACCATCCGATGGCAGGCGGCCACAACCCTGGGTCCGGTGGCGGTATGACATCCCGCAACTGATCCAGCAAGGACGTGTCAACCGGCATGACGAACGATCGAATGCGGGGTGTTGATTCTGTGTGATGTGCGCATCGATTCACAAGTCCTTGATCACGACTCTGTCACCGGCTGGCGGGAAGTCTTCTGACGTGCAACCTGCGACTGAAACCCGCTTGGAGTGACATGGATACATCGTCACCCGGGGTCAACTGGATCAGGGATGCCCGGGCCCGGGTCGCCGCCTCGCGGAATCTTTCGTTTCTCTCATCCAGAATGCGCTGCAGCTTCCTTGAGTGCCGTCTGGACGAGATGCGCAATGCGGCATAGCTGGTACCATCAGTAACCCGGTAATTTCCTGCAGGTAACGCGGTACGCTCCACCGCGTCAGAGATCCAAATCAGACTGAGCGCTCTTTTCGAGCTGAAATATTCGAATGATCGGATCGCGGACGCTGAAAGTCTCGAAAAGTCGCTGAGCGCAATGACCATGTCGCCATACCGCACGCGTTTGGCAATCGACGCCAGTGATTCGCTCAATCCGTCGAAGCCGGCGGCAGTCTCGGTATTTCGACTGAGGTCAGACAATACTGCCAGCTGTCGGGTCAGACTGCGGGCGACCGATGCGAATCTCGACTGGTATAGTCTCGAGTCAGAAATTCCCGTAATGGACACCAGGTTTCCCTGATCAAGTGCTGCCCAAGCCAGCAGTGATGCAGCCTCCGCCGCGACCACTGACTTGAACGCGGTACGAGTGCCGAATCGCATGGTTGACGACATATCGACAACCAGATATACCATTCGCTGACGATCTTCTCGAAATACCTTGGTGTGCGCACTGCCGGTACGGGCGGTCACACGCCAGTCAATCATCCTTGAATCATCGCCGGGGGTATATTTTCTGGACTCCTCATAGTCCATCCCGCGCCCCGGGATGGCCGACCTCGTCTCGCCGGTCAGGAGGGCACCCATGAATTCACTCAAATACAGACTGTGCGCCAACGGCCGCAGACGGACCAGCTGTTGTGTAGAAACGTCGATTCCGGTCAGCATGATCTGCCGTTCCGATCAGGGTACCGCAACCACCGCGATCAGTTTCTGAATCACCTCATCGACATCGACGTTTTCGGCATCCGCCTCGAAGGTCAGCAGCAATCTGTGCCTCAACACATCCAAAGCAACCTGCTGCACATCTGCGGGCGAAACATAATCCCGGCCATCCACCCAGGCTCGCGCGCGCGAGCACACGTCGAGTGCGATAGTGCCCCGGGGACTGGAGCCGATCTGGATCCAGCGCGCAAGGTCCGCGTCGTAGCGCTCGACGTTGCGTGAGGCGTCGATCAACTCGATGATGTACTGCTCGACCATCGGCTCCATGTGAACCTCATAGATCTGCGCCCGAGCCGCGACAATGGAACTGTGAGTGACTTGCAGCATGTCGGTGGGTGTATCCGTGCGATCACCGATGGCTTCCGAACGGGCGATCCGGAGAATGCCCTGCTCCTGGTCCTTATCCGGATAACCGACCCTCACCTGCATGAGAAAGCGGTCGCGCTGGGCTTCGGGCAGTGGGTATGTACCTTCGTGTTCGATCGGATTCTGGGTAGCCAGTACCATGAACAGATCCGGCAGCCGGTAGGTCTGGTTGCCGACAGTGATCTGGCGTTCTTCCATGGCCTCGAGCAACGCGGACTGGACTTTCGCCGGTGCCCGGTTGATCTCATCGGCCAGGATGATCTCGTGAAACAGAGGGCCTTTCTGAAATTCGAATGTTCCTTTTTCCGGACGATAGATATCCGTACCGGTCAAATCGGCCGGCAACAGATCCGGCGTAAACTGGATACGATGGAACTCACCCTGGATGTAACTTGCAAGTTCCTTGACCGATCGCGTCTTGGCCAAGCCGGGGAAGCCCTCAAGCAACAGATGCCCGCCACAGAGCAGTCCGATCAGCAACCGATCGATCAGGTGACGCTGACCGACCACCTGCTGCGAAAGAAGTTCAGGAATCTTGCGGATGTCATCGGCGCCATGATCGGTTTGACCAGTTCCAAAAACTGCATTCTTGAGGCTCCTTTGCATCTCGGATTTCGGCCTCAGCTCAGATGCTGATTGAAAAATTCCAGTGTTCGATTCCAGGCGAGACCGGCATCTTCCGCGTCGTGCCGCGCAGTCGTAGGATTTGCGAATCCATGATCAGCCTCATACCAGAAATTGCTGTATGTCTTGCCTGCAGCATCCATTGCCTGTTCGAATCCTGACACCATCTCCTGATTGATCCATTCATCGCGGGTCGCAAAATGACCCATGACCGGACCGCTGAGGCTCTGTACCTCTTCGCGTCCCTTGGCGCAGCGTCCATAATAGATGACAGTCGCGTCCACAGGCGTTGCAATGGACGCATTCAGCGACCATCCACCGCCAAAACACCATCCGACCGTTCCGACCTTGCCGTTGCTTTTGGGATGGTCCCGCAACCAGTCGACCCATGTGGTCAATGTTTCTGTCGCGATGTCCGGATGGACATCCCCCATCAGTTCCCGTGCTGTGCCGGGATCGTTTGTCACCTGCCCCTGATAAAGATCAACGGCCAGGGAAAGGAATCCTGCCTCGGCGAACCGGGGTACAACATTTCGGATCTGGTCGTTCAGTCCCCACCATTCATGAATCAGGATGACCGCACCGGCAGGGCTTGATTCTGGCTCCAGAAAATAGCCCGAAACCGAACCATCTGACATCCACAGTTCCGCCTCGACATTGTTCTCGGTCGCCGCGGCGGATGTGACGGTTCCGGCAGCCATTACAGCCAAAGGAGCGGATCCGATCGCTTTCAGTGCGTCTCTTCGTCGTTTGTTCACCATGGTTTTCTCCTGATTACCTGATCGGTTTTGTATTCTCCAACAGTTGAGCCTATTTTAGCAATTCGACACGGTATCGAACAATTTCGTCGGCGACAGTCTGACGCAAGATATGGAATGCGAAACAGCAAGACGTTCCACACTCAGAGGACATGGATATTCCAGGTTCATGGACATAAACCCGGGGTCACTCCCTCGCCCCATACGCTGGGACGGTACACGATACCAAAATCGCTTACCAATTCAATTTGACAATACGTGAACTTAAAGCATAATCTCATTTGGGACTGACCGCCGAAACCATGACCGAAAAACCAAGCAAAACTGATTTACTTGAACAGAAGGTTCTCGAACTGATTGCCAGGCACGATGAGCTGAGATCGGAGAATGTTCGGTTGCGCAAAAAGAACAATGAACTGTCAGTTTCCAACCAACTGCTCTACGACAGCAACCGAAGGGCAAGTCGTAAGGTCAAGGACATCATCAGCAACTTGAAGAAAGCCAACTGACAATGAATGAAAAACTGATTTTGAACGAGCATTCACAAATTTTAAAGATCAAGGTCGGAGGCCGACATGTCTCTCTTGCGTGCGCTTTGGACCAACGGCAGAGTTTGCTCAATGCCGCGAGTGCGCTGAACGCGGAAATCTCCATCATTCAGAATTCATCGGCCACCACCGCTGTAACCTTTGAATCGGCTGTCATTATCGCGGCGTTGAACTTCGCTGCCCAAATCATCGAAAACAGCAGTCCGGAAAATCAACTCGACTTCGACGACTTGATTGACAAAATTGACGCAACTTTGGCCGATTGACTCTATAATTCCTGGCATCGGCAATTGTTAACTGCCGCCTGTAGTGTTCGAGTCGACCTATCGCTTTTGAACCTAAAGGATAATTCGGGGACAAAATGAGTCGACTGTTGTGAGCGTTGCCTTGTCGCAAAGCACCTGATGTCGGCACACCAGTCACCCACTTGAACAAGTTGGTTCAAGGTTTTCCGGTGACGACGCGGCACGTGCGGGCGGCTTTTGATTTTTGCACCATTCATGTCTTCTTGCCAATCGAGTATCAGAAGAGAAATTCGGTCGCGCCGAAGATCTCTCACCCGTCAGCAGCAAGTTCTTGCGTCCCAGCGTGTAGCCGATCAGCTGCAAAAACATCCCATTTATCTGACCAGCCGCAGAATTGCGTTTTTCTGGCCGAACGACGGGGAGATCGATCTTACCCGCGCCCTGATCAGATCTTTGACCCAGCACAAGCAATGCTATCTTCCGGTGTTGTACCGCGGTGGCGAGAATCGACTGCTGTTCGGACGATTCAGGGCCGGAGCGACGTTGCGGCTCAACCGGTTCGGCATTCCCGAACCCGACCTGGCGAGGGATGGATGGCTGTTCGCCAGGCAACTTGACCTTGTATTGACGCCACTGGTCGCATTCGACAGTCACGGGAACCGTATCGGCATGGGCGGTGGTTTTTACGACCGGTCCCTGCGCCAGCTGAATCTGCCCGGCAACTGGCAACGTCCCTATGTTCTGGGAGTCGCTCACGAATTCCAACACTTGGAGCACATCGGTCGCAACACTTGGGATGTCCCGCTGAGCGGGGCAGTTACCGATCAACGGATCTATCACTTCGAACCGTGATCCAGCGCGAAATACAGACTGCCTCCATACATGATAGAATGACCGCGGATGTCAGTGCAGAGCCGACTTCCCGGAGGGTCCGGACGCTGGTTGGAATCATCGGTTCTCATTGGGCCGGTAACATATGCCGTTACTCGCTGAAATCGGGTGGCAGCGATGTGATTTTGCAGACAACTCTCCCAAGGCAACAAACCCTGAAGTGTGACTCATGAACTATTGGCTGATGAAAAGTGAACCCGATGTCTACTCCATACATGACTTGGCCGCTGAACCGGGTCAGACAGACTACTGGGATGGGATTCGAAACTACCAGGTGCGCAATTTCATCCGCGATGACATGAAGGCTGGAGATCTGGCTTTTTTCTATCATTCCCGATGCAAGGTTCCAGGCATCGTCGGTACGATGCGGATCGTCCGGGAAGCCTATCCAGATCACACCGCGTTTGATGAGACCGAAAAATACTTCGATCCCAAAAGTGATCCGGACAATCCTCGCTGGCTGATGTTCGATGTCCGCCTCGATACCATATTCCCCGACATCATCTCGCTGACAGAACTGAAACAGCACGAACCGCTTGCCGAGATGCGGGTTGTGCAGAAAGGAAATCGGCTGTCGATCACACCCGTTACCAAGCAACAGTGGAACTACATCGTATCTCTGTCCACTGGCGATTGACTGCGCTGCGGCACAGAGGCGGCGTCCGGCAACCGAAAGCGTCGGAATTGCCATCCCGTACCCGCAATCACCACCGACGCGGTGATGTCAGGCTCACGGAAAAATTGGACGACTTCCCATATCGCGCCGATCTCGTCGCGAATGGCGAACCGGTCCGAACCTGCATCATCGACCAGATTCACGCTGTTGAGACGGTATCTGATCCCAACCCCTCTGGCTTTGCCGTAAGCTTCCTTTCGGGTCCAAATCTTTAAGAAAAATCTCTTTTGCTGCGATGGGGCATGTTTCAGGTACTGCTCGTGCTCCTGGCTGGAAAATTTTCTTTGTGCAATTTCCCGATGCCTTACCTTTCGGGTCAGAAATTCGATATCAACGCCAATTTCGGCAGATCTGCAAAATGCGAATACCGCTTCGTGCCTCGTATCGGTCGAATTGAATTGCAGGTCGGAGGAGATATGGTCCGGAAGATAAGGCTTGCCAAGATTTCCCAGTTTGAATGAAATCCTGTCGGGTTCGACAGCAGCATATCTGCCGAGCAGTTCCTTGAGAATGCCTCTGGCACAAATGAACCGCTGGCGCGAGAGTTCGACTCTGTACCGCGCGGCCCGTCGCATCTCGTGACGGTCCATTAAACTTTCCAGATATCTGATGCGTTCCGGACCTGTATCCAGCGTTGTCGACCACAAGTGGACCTCACCCGGCAACAGTTGCGGAAATGGATCAGTGTGCGACCACGGAATCTCGCCGACTGCCGGGTCGCGGCTTGCAGGGGTTTGGAGTCGGTCAGCTGAGTCCGTTGTTCGACTCATCGTACTCGTTGATAATGGCGAGCGCCTGCTCCTCAGCTTTCGAATTCCTGCCAATCTTCCTCTTTTCCTGAATTCGCCAGGTCAGGCCCTGCCGATCAAACAACTGCGTACCGGCCAGATCTTTCAATGCCGCGACCGGCGCTTCGCCCGGGACAACATAGACACCCACAAACTCCACGTCATTCAATTCGGTCGGTACGTTCACAGCTATTCCCGCAAAAAACCTACGTCAGGAACATCCTGTAGACTGGGTTGTCCGATTCATCGACGTAGGCATAGCCCACCCTATCCAGAAATGTCCTGAACTGTGCCATTTCATTCGGTGGAATCTGGATTCCGCACAGTACCCGACCGAAGTCGGTGCCGTGATTGCGGTAGTGAAACATACTGATATTCCAGGAACTTCCCATATTCTCCAAAAACCCCAAGAGCGCGCCGGGCCGCTCGGGAAACTGGAATCGATAGACCTTCTCGTTGGATGCATTCGGCGCACTTCCGCCGACCATGTGCCGAACATGGATCTTCGCCATCTCATTATCTGTCAGGTTCAGCACAGGGTATCCATTTGCTTCAAGATCCTCTATGCAATTGACAACTTCCCGCTCGCTCTCGACCTGAATGCCGGCGTAGACATGAGCCTGCTCCGGGTCAGAAAAACGATAATTGAATTCCGTGATGTTCCGGTTTCCGATGGTTGAACAGAACTTCTTGAAGCTGCCTGGCCTTTCGGGAATGGTCACGGCGAGAATCGCTTCCCTTCGCTCACCGATCTCCGCCCGTTCGGAAACGTGCCGCAGTCGATCAAAATTCATGTTGGCACCGGAATTGATCGCGACGAACTTGCGTCTGCGGCCACTGAGATTCCGGCAGTACTCCTTCATTCCCGCTACAGCCAAAGCCCCCGACGGTTCCACAATACTTCGGGTGTCCTCAAAGATATCCTTGATCGCGGCACAAACCTGATCGGTATTGACCCGAACGATCTGATCAACATAAAGACGTACGAGTCGGAAAGTCTCACGACCGACCTGCTTGACTGCGACACCGTCCGCGAAAATGCCCACGTCCTTGAGCTTGATTCTTCGGTCCGCCTGCATTGACCGATACATCGCGTCCGAATCCTCAGGCTCGACCCCGATCACTTTGACTTTTGCATCGACGTTCTTGATGTAGGTCGCCACACCTGCGATCAGTCCGCCACCGCCGACGGGTACGAATACCGCATCCAATCCATCAGGAACTGACTGTATGATCTCCCGTCCAATCGTTCCGTTGCCCGCAATGATTTCCGGATCGTCATACGGTGGAATGAAACGGAAGCCATGACGCTTGCAGAACTCGGCGGCCGCCACGCCCGCCTCGTCGTAACTGTCTCCTACCAGCATGACTTCGGCACCGAGCGCCCTGACTGACTTGACCTTGATCTGCGGACTCGTGACCGGCATGAAGATCGTCACCGGACAGTTCAGTTTCCGCCCCGCGAGCGCAACGCCCTGGGCGTGATTACCTGCCGAGGCCGCAACGACTCCCTTTTTGAGGTCCGCCTGCGACAGTCTCGTCATCTTGTTGTAGGCGCCTCGAAGCTTGAAGGAGAAGATGGGTTGTTCGTCTTCGCGCTTGAGCCAGATGTCGTGATCGAGCCGACGCGAGAGATTCGATGCATAGTCCAGGGCGGTCTCCTCGGCAATCTCATAAACCCTGGCCAGCAAGATCCGCTGAAGATAGTCCTTTACCATGGCAATCCAGGAAAAACAGTCGAATAAATCTGAAAACACATACCAGCTGATCATGTTGAGCGAGGGAATCGAAAATCGATTCGGGCGATGTTCAAAAAATTATAGCAATCAGATTTTTTGCCACGCGCACATTTGTACGACCTGATGGACTTGACAGGCGAGGAGATCGGGTGGGCAACTCGCTGGATTCGGTCTGCAACTCACCCGACAGACTGTGTCAGGAAACCCGCGACCTCAGCTCGAAACTTCCGACAGGAGCTGCAGCAGCTCTTCGGTGTCGAGAAACCCGTACGAAAGAAGCCCGTCGAGGTAGTTTCCCTGCTCGTCAAAAAACACCAGGGCCGGCGGGCCGAAAACTCCGAGTCGCTTTCTTGTACTGCGCCCGAATTCATCATCAGGATCCGTCACGTCGAGCTTGAGTGCAAGAAAATCCTCCTGCAGGCGAGCGACAACTGTCGGATCCCTGAATGTGCTGCGATCCATTCTCTTGCAATCCAGACACCAGTCGGCAAAAAAGTCCAGCATGACAGGACGGCCGATCGCTTTCGCATCGTTCAGCAACTGATCAAACTCATCCGCGCCCGTGACGTAGGTGAAAAGCTTCGACCCGGCATTGCCTGCGTCGTTCACGTCGGTCAGGCCACCGCCGGCGATGATCCTGCTCAATTGAGGCAACGGGTCGGTGATGTCACGGTTGCCTGCGGATGCTCCGACGAGAACAACGCCGCCCCAGACCATCACCGCAATTCCAGCTCCCTTGAGCAATCGGTCTGAAGAGCTTGGTGTTGATGCACTCATTTGACCCGCGCCGAGATATACCGCCGTCAGGACGAGCAGCAGTCCCCAAAGCAGCAGTACAGGAACATCAGGAATCTCGCCCAGAAGGTGAATCACTGCCGCGACCTGCAAAATTCCCAGCAACCGTCTGGCCGGGAGCTTCCGGTCGCTGTCGCGGCGCTCAATCAGTGTCAGGATCTGCTTCATGCGTTGGGGTGCTGTGATCAACAGGACGCTCCACATCAGCGCAAAAACCACAACGGCCGCAAAAAATAGCGAGGAGTCCGCCATGACAGACACCGGTAAGAATAGTGGCGCAACAATTGCGACCAGGACAAGCACCGGCAAGAAGCCGAATCCACACAGCAACAAAAAGCGATAGGCAACCGGGGGCGAGGGGCCAGGTCGATCATCCGCCAGCAATGCGTTTGGAATTCGTATCTGATAAAGTCCGAACAGCGAAAGAGCCGATAGGATAAGAATCGCTCCCAAGACGATCGGCATCCACGTCTCATTTGCCAGCAACCGACCGATATCAACTCCACCCAAATTTCCAGAAATAAGCGCCGCTGCCAGCACCGCGCCGGTAAGGCAGGCTAAAAACGGCATGAACCTGCCCGATGGTCTGTCAGTTTGGCGCTTGTCCCGCAATGCGGTCATTCTCGCTGCTGCATCCAGCATGTCAGTGACAAAAGGCGCAAGCGACAGCAAAATCCCGACACCGATCCCGATCATCAGAATAGTCTGCCAGGGTGTGGCAATGCCATCGAAGAGCAAGGGGCCTTGGGATTCGAGCTGGGCGTACACGTCTGTCGAAGCCGCGAGCGATGCAATCGATATGATCGATAGACCAAGTCCTGACTTAAACCCCCTTTCTTTCATCGCGACAACAGCCCTGTCCGTTTCAGCACCCAATCAGACCTCTATGATCAGATCCGAACGGAAGTCCGCATTCAGCGCAAAGGGTGAGTAGCCCCGCGGATTGCAGACTACCCTGGTACCGTCCACATCGTAGTCGAAGGAGTCGTGCATATGCCCATGCAGCCACAGCTGTACCCGATCGCCACCCATCAGGGGTTCCAGATCACTCAAGAATGCGGGATTCAGGGGGTCACTCTCAAACCTCGGATGCCTGGATTTCGATGACGGGGCATGATGCGTGATAACGACGGTCGCTCCGGGGGAATGCTCAGCGAGCCGGTCAGACAGCCAAGCTCGGCTTGTTTCATGCAGCACCACTGAGTCATTGGGGTCGAATCTCTCGCCATCCATGCTGATCCGGGAAAAATCCGACATCCTGGATCTGGCTGCCAAAATAGCCTGGACTTCACCGGCCGCGCCATTGATCTTGAAGTCAGTCCACAATGTGCAACCGAGAAATCGCACGCCGTTGATGGTCATCTCGTCGTTATCCAGGACGTGAACATGTTCGGCTGCGCTCTCCTTGAGCTGATCCACCAACCGAATGTCATGACCGTAGAATTCGTGATTGCCCGGAATATAGATGACGGGTTTGTCGGTGATGCACCTTGATGCCCACTCCAGTCCACCGAATCCAACACCGATATCGCCCGCAAGAATGACCGCGTCCGCGTCTGTTTCCGGGACGTTGAAGTCTTCGAATTCGACATGCAGATCATTCAGGATATGCAATTTCATTTTTCGGTTCCGATTCGGATCAATCACGGCTGCAAATGCGTCTCGCAGATTATAATGCCCGTCGCCTGGTCGTCATCGACATCTTCCGACACCGAAAGGATGTTCAGATCGCAGTGAATTCATTGCCGGTCGAGAGAATCACAACACAAACATGGCCCGCCTCGTACCGAAGTT encodes:
- a CDS encoding metallophosphoesterase, producing MKLHILNDLHVEFEDFNVPETDADAVILAGDIGVGFGGLEWASRCITDKPVIYIPGNHEFYGHDIRLVDQLKESAAEHVHVLDNDEMTINGVRFLGCTLWTDFKINGAAGEVQAILAARSRMSDFSRISMDGERFDPNDSVVLHETSRAWLSDRLAEHSPGATVVITHHAPSSKSRHPRFESDPLNPAFLSDLEPLMGGDRVQLWLHGHMHDSFDYDVDGTRVVCNPRGYSPFALNADFRSDLIIEV